Proteins from a genomic interval of Bradyrhizobium sp. CCBAU 53340:
- a CDS encoding histone deacetylase family protein has protein sequence MKAVHTELHRSHDPQFFLVRGVVKRTTEQPERADRLLKGLKDGKHQLVEPTTFGQGPRARIHSPEYLSFLSEAWDAWTALGDSGPEMIGNIHPVRHAATYPTHIVGKLGWHTADTAAPIGPGTWAAACAATDVAVTAAQMVMDGEDATYALCRPPGHHAYRDMAGGFCFLNNSAIAAAHLRQKHERVVILDVDVHHGNGTQGIFYARPDVYTVSIHADPIAYYPYVWGYAHERGEGPGLGANLNIPLPIGTGDDGYIKAMDVARKAIESFAPGALVIALGLDASEHDPLKGLAVTTPGFRRIGQAIAKMGLPTVFVQEGGYLSDILGANLTSVLAGFEEAR, from the coding sequence GTGAAAGCCGTCCATACCGAACTGCACCGCAGCCACGATCCGCAATTCTTCCTGGTCCGCGGCGTTGTCAAGCGTACCACCGAGCAGCCTGAGCGCGCCGACCGTCTGCTCAAGGGGCTGAAGGACGGCAAGCACCAACTGGTCGAGCCGACCACATTCGGCCAGGGTCCGCGGGCGCGCATTCACAGCCCGGAATATCTGTCGTTCCTGAGCGAAGCCTGGGATGCCTGGACGGCGCTCGGCGATTCCGGTCCGGAGATGATCGGCAACATCCATCCCGTGCGACATGCCGCGACCTATCCGACGCACATCGTCGGTAAGCTCGGCTGGCACACCGCCGATACCGCAGCACCGATCGGGCCGGGCACCTGGGCCGCGGCGTGTGCCGCGACGGATGTTGCAGTCACGGCGGCGCAGATGGTGATGGACGGCGAAGACGCGACCTACGCGCTCTGCCGCCCGCCAGGCCATCACGCCTATCGCGACATGGCCGGCGGCTTCTGCTTCCTTAACAACAGCGCGATCGCCGCCGCGCATCTGCGGCAGAAGCACGAGCGCGTCGTGATCCTCGATGTCGACGTTCACCATGGCAATGGCACGCAGGGTATTTTCTACGCGAGGCCTGACGTCTACACGGTCTCGATTCACGCCGATCCGATCGCCTATTATCCCTATGTGTGGGGCTATGCCCATGAGCGCGGCGAGGGCCCTGGCCTCGGCGCCAATCTCAACATTCCCTTGCCGATCGGCACGGGCGATGACGGCTATATCAAGGCGATGGATGTCGCGCGCAAGGCGATCGAATCCTTTGCGCCGGGCGCGCTCGTGATTGCGCTCGGCCTCGATGCCTCCGAGCACGACCCGCTGAAGGGCCTTGCCGTCACCACGCCCGGCTTCCGCCGCATCGGCCAGGCCATTGCGAAGATGGGCCTGCCGACCGTGTTCGTGCAGGAGGGCGGCTATCTCTCCGACATCCTCGGCGCGAACCTGACCTCGGTGCTGGCGGGTTTCGAAGAGGCGCGGTGA
- a CDS encoding LLM class flavin-dependent oxidoreductase, with translation MSPARLRVFPAISRNRDPKTYIGELMRVAEFADRNGFEGILLFEGNDVFVEPWAMAQHIIAATTHSSPLIAVNPVYMHPFTAAKFVSSFAQLHGRRVYLNMITGTAISDLQGLGDEQSHADRYVRLSEFVALTRQLLASPRPVNFDGRFYRASNLQLRPRLPVELMPEFLVAGQSEAAQRVAAETGCIKMQMLPPDLDRGLTASGMNFGIFARESGEEARRAAMARFRDDPDDRELLALTVENSDSVWKRKLYDGQSGELHDNGYWLLPFLTFQADCPYLVGSYAEIGAKLRDFAAKGLTTVMLDMVADEAEMQHVCKALRASGMF, from the coding sequence ATGAGCCCGGCGCGGTTGCGCGTCTTTCCGGCAATCTCGCGCAACCGCGATCCCAAGACATATATTGGCGAACTGATGCGGGTGGCGGAGTTCGCCGACCGCAACGGCTTCGAAGGCATCTTGCTGTTCGAAGGCAACGACGTGTTCGTCGAGCCCTGGGCCATGGCCCAGCACATCATCGCCGCGACCACACACTCTTCGCCGCTGATCGCCGTCAATCCGGTCTACATGCACCCGTTCACGGCTGCGAAATTCGTCTCGTCCTTCGCGCAGCTCCACGGCCGCAGGGTCTATCTCAACATGATCACGGGGACTGCGATCAGCGACTTGCAGGGGCTGGGGGACGAGCAGTCGCATGCGGACCGCTATGTCCGGCTCAGTGAGTTCGTCGCCCTGACGCGCCAGTTGCTCGCAAGCCCACGGCCGGTGAATTTCGACGGCCGGTTCTACCGGGCCAGCAATCTGCAACTCCGACCGCGGCTGCCGGTCGAGTTGATGCCGGAATTTCTCGTCGCGGGGCAATCGGAAGCGGCACAGCGCGTCGCGGCTGAGACCGGCTGCATCAAGATGCAGATGCTGCCGCCCGATCTCGACCGCGGCCTCACCGCATCAGGCATGAATTTTGGCATCTTCGCGCGCGAGAGCGGCGAGGAGGCTCGACGGGCGGCGATGGCGCGCTTCCGCGACGATCCCGATGATCGCGAGTTGCTCGCGCTCACTGTGGAAAACTCGGATTCCGTCTGGAAGCGGAAGCTCTATGACGGCCAGAGCGGCGAGCTTCACGACAATGGCTACTGGCTCCTGCCGTTCCTCACTTTCCAGGCCGACTGCCCCTATCTCGTCGGCAGCTATGCCGAGATCGGCGCGAAGCTCAGGGATTTCGCGGCGAAGGGCCTGACCACTGTCATGCTCGACATGGTCGCGGACGAGGCCGAGATGCAGCACGTCTGCAAGGCGCTCAGGGCGAGCGGGATGTTTTGA